In Oceaniferula flava, the genomic window CATACTGCTCGTAGCCGAGGTAGGGGTTGTCCTTACGCAGGTCACGGGTGATGCCGGAGCCTCGCAGGTTCGGGCCGGTCAGTCCCCAGGAAATGGCGTCCTTGGCAGAGATGGTGCCGACGTCGCACATGCGGGTCATGTAGATCTTGTTGCGATCGAGCAGTTTGGAAATCTCGTCGATGCTGGTGGAGCACTCGTCGAGGAATTTTTCCAGCTGGCCGATGAAGCCGTCCGGCATGTCGCGGATTTGGCCACCGACCCGGGTGTAGGACGTGGTGAAACGGGCACCCGTCAGCTGTTCGCAGAGGTTGTAGGTTTTTTCACGCTCGGTGAAGGTGTAGAGGAAAACGGTCATGGCTCCGACGTCCATCGCGCAGACACCGACTCCCAACATGTGCGATGCAATCCGAGAAAGCTCGCAGCAAATCACGCGCACGGCCTGACCACGTGGTGGCAGCTCCCAGCCCATGAGTTTTTCAACAGCACAGGCGTAGGCGACGTTGTTGGCCAGCGGCGCAAGGTAATCTAGACGATCGGTGTAGGGCACAAACTGATTGTAGTGCATGTTTTCCGCGATCTTCTCATCACCGCGGTGCAGGTAGCCGACATCCGGATCGCACTTGGTCACGATCTCACCATCAAGCTCCATCACCAGGCGCAGCACACCGTGGGTGGCGGGGTGGGATGGTCCCATGTTCAAAACCATCTTTTCACCCAGTAAATCCTGGGCTTCAGCCTGGTAATCGCCGTCGGCATGAGAGGACTGGTTGGGGTCGAGCCCGGCCTGGATTTTGGCCGCGGTGTCGGGTGCCTTGTATTCGGTTTGCTTCATGAGATTTCGCCAAGACCTAGGTGCCGTAATCATGCCCGATGAGCAAGGAGATTGTGAAATTTTTCACAAGCGCAATTCTTTCCCTCAAAATGATCGCTGGTAACGGCCTGAAAATCGCTCTATCCATTGAAGGGTGAAAGGATTTTTGATATTCAGCGCGCTTATTTGCTTTGGTTTGGGCTTTGTTCTGGCTGAAAAACCACTCAAGCAAGAAAAGCTTGA contains:
- the nuoD gene encoding NADH dehydrogenase (quinone) subunit D, with amino-acid sequence MKQTEYKAPDTAAKIQAGLDPNQSSHADGDYQAEAQDLLGEKMVLNMGPSHPATHGVLRLVMELDGEIVTKCDPDVGYLHRGDEKIAENMHYNQFVPYTDRLDYLAPLANNVAYACAVEKLMGWELPPRGQAVRVICCELSRIASHMLGVGVCAMDVGAMTVFLYTFTEREKTYNLCEQLTGARFTTSYTRVGGQIRDMPDGFIGQLEKFLDECSTSIDEISKLLDRNKIYMTRMCDVGTISAKDAISWGLTGPNLRGSGITRDLRKDNPYLGYEQYEFDIPVGEKGDSYDRYLVRMEEMRQSIKIIRQVLATLPDGPVNIADNKNLLPAKDKVLTSMEELIHHFIVATQGIDAPAGEVYFGAENPKGELGFYINSKGGGVPHRMKIRSPSFVNLSILAHMMPGHMVSDVPAILGSLDFVMGECDR